One window of Mauremys reevesii isolate NIE-2019 linkage group 4, ASM1616193v1, whole genome shotgun sequence genomic DNA carries:
- the LPXN gene encoding leupaxin, with translation MDDLDALLAELEQSSKEPKGGYCLLTHSSSEQKPAAAVPQTGAVQNEKLVASGTQVQSAFTRLPESEDKNVYSEVPTPQLSLPSPPPPTAAQQLDDLLSHLGQMQSKISAVGSAAEPERAKGPSAVGPSPGSTLESMLGGLTQELQDLGISAVPKGDCASCRKPIAGKMITALGKTWHPEHFTCTQCGQEIGSSTFFERGGLAYCQEDYHQLFSPRCAYCAAPILAKVLTAMDKTWHPEHFFCAHCGKVFSNDGFHEKSGKPYCQKDFLAMFSPKCRACERPVMDNYLSALQGVWHPECFVCGDCFSSFTTGSFFEIDGRPYCELHFHERQGSLCHGCGKPITGRCISAMGRRFHPEHFICAFCLGQLQKGTFRDHGDKAYCQACYGKLFV, from the exons ATGGATGACTTGG ATGCTTTGCTGGCAGAACTGGAACAAAGCTCTAAGGAGCCCAAAGGGGGCTATTGCCTTCTGACACACAGCTCCAGTGAGCAGAAACCAGCCGCAGCAGTGCCCCAGACCGGAGCTGTCCAGAACGAGAAGCTAGTCGCCTCAGGGACCCAG GTACAGTCTGCATTTACTCGGCTCCCGGAATCAGAGGACAAAAATGTCTACAG TGAGGTTCCAACTCCGCAGCTGTcgcttccttcccctcctcccccgacaGCTGCTCAGCAGCTGGACGACCTCTTATCTCATTTGGGCCAGATGCAGTCCAAG ATCTCAGCGGTGGGTTCTGCCGCGGAGCCGGAACGTGCCAAGGGGCCGTCAGCAGTGGGGCCAAGTCCCGGCAGCACCCTTGAGAGCATGCTGGGGGGCCTGACGCAAGAGCTGCAGGACCTCGGCATCTCTGCCGTGCCTAAGGGCGACTGCGCTTCCTGCCGCAAACCCATCGCTGGAAAG ATGATAACTGCTCTGGGGAAGACGTGGCATCCCGAGCACTTCACCTGCACCCAGTGCGGACAGGAGATCGGCTCCAGCACTTTCTTTGAGCGAGGCGGGTTGGCGTACTGCCAGGAGGATTATCACCAGCTCTTCTCCCCCCGCTGTGCCTACTGTGCCGCGCCCATCCTGGCG AAAGTCCTGACGGCCATGGACAAGACTTGGCACCCGGAGCACTTCTTCTGTGCTCACTGTGGGAAGGTGTTCAGCAATGACG GTTTCCACGAGAAGAGCGGGAAGCCGTACTGCCAGAAGGACTTCCTGGCCATGTTCTCTCCTAAATGCAGAGCCTGTGAGCGGCCGGTGATGGACAACTACCTGTCCGCACTCCAGGGTGTCTGGCACCCCGAGTGCTTTGTGTGTGGG GACTGTTTCAGCAGCTTCACCACTGGCTCCTTCTTCGAGATAGACGGCCGCCCCTACTGCGAGCTTCACTTCCACGAGCGCCAGGGCTCGTTGTGCCACGGCTGTGGGAAGCCCATCACCGGGCGCTGCATCAGCGCCATGGGGCGCCGGTTCCACCCCGAGCACTTCATCTGCGCCTTCTGTCTGGGCCAGCTGCAGAAGGGCACCTTCCGGGACCACGGCGACAAAGCCTACTGCCAGGCCTGCTACGGCAAGCTCTTCGTGTGA